The window GCTTTTAAAAAGCTCACTCCGGTTATTTACTCCTCGACTGGGAAAGACTTCTTTATCAGCCAACCTATTAAAGCGCCTACCCCAAAGCCCCCAGCGTGAGCCCACCAGGCGACTCCTCCAGATGAGAAGCTCTCAGGACTCATCGACAAAAACGTTCCACTGAATATCTGCATTAAAAACCAAAATCCAAGATAGAAAAGAGCGGGAATTTCAACGAAGGTATACCAACCGAAAACAGGAAGAAGAGTAATGACTCTACTGTAAGGATAAAACACAAAATAAGCGCCTAAAATTGAGGCAATTGCCCCCGAGGCGCCTATAATAGGCAAGGTTGAATGGGGATCTGAAAGGATCTGAACGATTTCAGAGACAATCCCTCCCAGGATATAAAAAAATAAGTAACCCAAATGCCCCAAGCGATCTTCCACGTTGTCTCCAAAGATCCAAAGATAAACCATGTTCCCAGCTATATGCAAAAATCCTCCATGGAGAAACATCGAACTTAAAAGGGGAAAAAAGCGTTTAAAATCCCAAAATTGCCCTCCAAAATCAGTCCAGTAAACAAAGCGCACAGGAACATTCCCATAATCCAAGAAAAAATTGTTTAAACTTTTCCCCAAGCTCAGTTCGTAAAGAAAAACGATGACGTTGACCAAAATCAAGCAAAGATTCACAAAAGGAATCTTTCTACTGGTAATGGTATCCGCTACGGGAATCATAAATACTAAAAATCTTGATCGGCTACGATTCCTATAATCCTTTATTTCCCATAAATAAAAAAAATCAAAAATTTACTCTCTCTCAGAGGATTATTTCCCAAGCTATAAGGACAGGTGTAAAAATTCTTGTATGCCTGGCTTTTAGCTTGCTAACATAACTGCAAGTTTTTTTGATTTCTTTTTCAACCGACTCGTTCTTCTCCTATGAATATCAGCTCTTCTGCTCTTGTCAAAACCGGGCTGGCTTATGGTCAAACTCCTTATGAAGTCGTTGAATCTTTGTACCGC is drawn from Methylacidiphilum infernorum V4 and contains these coding sequences:
- a CDS encoding rhomboid family intramembrane serine protease, producing MIPVADTITSRKIPFVNLCLILVNVIVFLYELSLGKSLNNFFLDYGNVPVRFVYWTDFGGQFWDFKRFFPLLSSMFLHGGFLHIAGNMVYLWIFGDNVEDRLGHLGYLFFYILGGIVSEIVQILSDPHSTLPIIGASGAIASILGAYFVFYPYSRVITLLPVFGWYTFVEIPALFYLGFWFLMQIFSGTFLSMSPESFSSGGVAWWAHAGGFGVGALIGWLIKKSFPVEE